From the Candidatus Hinthialibacter antarcticus genome, the window TTTATGATTGATTTATTATCCATTTTCAACTAGTTCAATTTATAAACTTTCTCAAAAATGCTTGATCGTTCGCTGCGAAAGGCATGGGTGCAGATCTGGGAGCGCCTGTGCAAAAGGGCCAGAAAGCCCGCATTGAAGCAAGCAGAGATGTACCCATGCCAATTAAAGAAATTCTATCTTGTGACTGACTTGCCTTATAAAAACCTTTCTATCGCTTTCTAATATACTCCGCCTGCTTGCGAAATCAATTCACTTTGTTTATTGTGATAAAAGCGCATTATCCTGATTGGTGGAGAGAACCATGACCACGTTTGAACTATCCCGCAGGCGGTTTAACGCATCCCTCATCGCAGCCGCAGCGGCGCCCGCATTAGCGACGACCGCATCGGCGCAGTCACAACTCAAAGACTGGCAGCGCGAATCGCTCGAAATGGCGCTTAAAAAAGCCGAAGACAATTACGACCCAGAAGTTCAACTCGTGCGCGGCACGGTCGGCAACATCGGCTACCACACAACACTCAAACAAGGAACGCCCATTCACCATACCCGCTCGTCGTCCGTCTATGCTGCGGCGCTGCTTGATTCAGGCAGAGAGGCCGACCTGCAACGCGCCCAAGATATCCTACGAAAAATCATCAGCCTGCAAGACCAGAACCCCGACAACAAAACCTATGGCATCTGGTCATGGTATTACGAAGAGCCGCTTAAGATGATGTCGCCGCCCGATTGGAACTGGGCTGACTTCAACGGCGTCCAGCTGTTACACGCATGGATCTACCACCGAGACCGCCTTGACGACGGCCTGCGCGAGGCGCTGCGCGAGTCGATCCTTCACGCCGCCCGCTCGATCCGCAAGCGTAACGTCGGCCCGGGCTACACCAACATCGCCATCATGGGGACCTATGTCACTATGGTTGCGGGCGAGCAAATGGACGACGACGGCCTGCGCGACTATGCGAAGAAACGCCTGCGCCGTTTTCACGAAGCCACCATGAAGACCGGGTCGTTCAATGAATACAACAGCCCCACCTACACCGTGGTGGCGCTATCGGAAATCACCCGCATGATGATGCACTTCGAGGACGCTGACGACCGCAAACTGGTCGAAGAGTTGAACCACACCGCCTGGAAACACACCGCCGTGCGCTTTCACCCGCCGACCGGGCAATGGGCCGGGCCGCATAGCCGCAGTTATCGAACGCTGCTCAATGATGACAGCCGCGTTTTTCAAGTGGTTGAAGTCGCGACCGGATTGCGAAAGAAGATTTCGGACAAACGCCCGCTTGACTTGGGGCTGGATGAATATCGGCTTGATTTCAAATGCCCAGATGAATTACTTACTCATTTTTTAGAACTCAAAGAGCCGAAGAGCATCATCGAAACCTTTCAAATCAACACGAAAGGCGATGTTGTCGGCACAACCTATTTACATCCCAACTACTGCATCGGCTCGGTTAATCGCGGCGACTTCTGGGTGCAGCGCCGCCCCATCATTGCCTATTGGGGAGACCGCGAAAATCCCCGATACTTACAGGTACGGTTTTTACACGACGGCTATGACTTTTGTTCGGCGCTTCCCTTCACCGTTCAAGACAAAAATTCACTGCTCTGTCATGTGGCTTTCGCGAACGACTATGGAGACACTCACGTCAGCCTCGACCGCATTCAAAACGGAACCATCAAAGCCAAAGACCTGCGCCTGCGCTTTGAATTCGGCGGCGCCGTCGACGGCTTAACGACCAAAATAGCAGGTTCACCAAGACGCACGGTTGGATTCAATGCAGATGACGGCGATATTTTGATTGACATGAAAACCGGGCAGAACTCCTTTGGCGACGGGCAGGATACGGTCCCTTGGGAAACTGGCGAAGGCGACGGTAAGAAGTGGGTGGACGCGGTCGCATTTCATTCAGACACAGAGCAGGAGATTATTCTTGATCGGCTGATTTCCGCGAATTTCGTCTTCGGGCTTACAGTTCGATTGAATACTGAACACCCAACAGGAAAAGGACGGCGCACCGACCAAAGCGGCGGGAGAATTAAAACGCATTGGCAGACAGAGAGCGGCGGCTTTTATCTGGAAACGCTTGACAGCCCGCGCCCGGTTAATGATGTAAAAAACGCGGTGGTCATCAAGACGCCGTAGAGAAAATGGAACCGAATAAATCAGGCTTTGGATTACTAAATGCTAACTCAAAAATACTTAAAAAACCGCTTAAATAGGCATGGTTACAACTCTGCTCGCTTCGGTGTGGGCTTTCAGGCCCTTTTGCACAGGCGCTCCCAGAGTTACACCCATGCCAAAATTGGCTTCTTAGTCTTTGATATGTTGGAAAGTATTTTCGTAATCAGTATTTTTGAGTTGGCTTCTAATAAATGACTGATTCAATTTACCCTAAACGATAATTGGGCGCTTCTTTGGTGATGAAGACGTCGTGGGGATGGCTCTCCTGCAAACTCGCTTGAGTCACCTGAGTGAACTGCGCTTTTTGGTGGAGTTCTTCGATGGTTGGAGTTCCACAATAGCCCATACCAGCGCGAACGCCGCCGATCAGTTGAAAGATGATGCCAGAGAGGCTGCCTTTATAGGGAACACGTCCTTCGATTCCCTCAGGCACCAATTTCTGATCTTCGGTGACTTCCGTTTGGCCGTAACGGTCTTTGCTGCCCTCTTTCATGGCGCCGACCGACCCCATACCGCGATAAATCTTAAAGGTACGCCCGCCATAGAAGATAGTTTCGCCAGGCGCTTCTTCGGCCCCGGCGAACAATCCGCCGATCATCACGGAATGAGCGCCCGCCGCCAACGCCTTGACTGCGTCGCCGGAAAACTTAACGCCGCCGTCTGCAATTAATTTGACGCCAGGGTATTTCTCGATTTCACATGCGCAATCAAATACCGCCGAAATTTGCGGAACGCCCGCGCCGCTGACCACTCGCGTCGTGCAGATCGAACCTGGCCCCATGCCGACTTTGACGGCGTCCACGCCCCGGTCGCATAAGAACGACACACCGTCTTTGGTCGCGATATTACCCGCAACGATGATCGCTTTTGGGTAATTCTGTTTAGCGCGCTGTACCGCATCGCCCACCCGCTTGGTGTAACCATGCGCGGTGTCAATGACGAGCGCATCAACGCCCGCTTCAAGCAAAGCGCCGGCGCGTTCATCGGTATCTTGCTCACTCACGCCAATGGCGGCAGCCACCCGCAATCGCCCCAGATCATCTTTAGACGCATTCGGGAACTTACGCTTTTTTTCAATATCTTTAATGGTAATCAGGCCTTTTAAACGGCCTTCGGCGTCAACAACGGGGAGTTTTTCTATGCGGTGTTTTTGTAAGACCGCTTGAGCCTGTTCTAAGGTAGTTCCCTCCGACGCGGTCACCAGGTTGTCTTTTGTCATATAGGTATGAATCGGCGCACTGGTTTCGTCCTCCGACAAAAAGCGCAAGTCACGGTTGGTCAAAATACCGACGAGTTTATCATCTTCCGTGATGGGGACGCCGGAGATGCGAAAACGCGCCATCAGTTCCAGCGCGTGCGCAATGGTTTCATTTGGCCCCAAGGTAAAGGGGTCGATTATCATCCCGCTCTCTGAACGCTTAACATGGTCGACTTCAGAGGCTTGGCGTTCAATCGTCATGTTTTTGTGAATTACGCCGATGCCTCCCTCTTGAGCGATGGCAATCGCCAGCCGGGATTCAGTCACGGTGTCCATTGCTGATGAGCAGAATGGACTGGAGATGCGAATGTTTCCCGCAAAGATCGTTGAAACATCGACCTCGTTGGGCACGAGTTCTGAATAGCCCGGCAAAAGCAGGACGTCATCGAAGGTGAGCGATACAGTGACGAATTTTTGGTCCCGGTCAATCATTGAAACGTTCACGGCTCCTATTTGTGTTTTGTTTGAAGCAAATCGGCCCGGCGATGCGCCAACCCAGGTGGTGATGATAATAGTGTAGCAGTCAGAAATAAATCAGGCCGACGAAAACCGTCGGCCTGAAGTGTGCATTCGTATGATAAAAAACGCAAGCGCGGCGTACAGGTTATCCTAATGGAACCGATGTACTGCCGCCGCCAGGAACAGCAATTTCATCAATTAAACGAAACGTGTTGATCGTCGTATTTAATTGTGCTGTACCACCAGTCGTATCCAAGACGGTAAAGGTAACGGTAAACAACGTCACATTACCCGTAGCGTCTGTTTCTTGAGTAGATTGGACGGTTACGCGGCCTTGGCTATTGATAATATCTGTGGTTGGCGTACCAAAGTTTGCGCCTTGGCTGACCGAATCCGCCCGTAATAACGCCGGATTGTAATCAACCGACACGTTGTATTCAACTAAACCAGTGGTATTTTTGTCAACAGCAACCACCGCAGTAAACGTTTCGTTGACATTGTAAGGCCCGCCTGCCACTGTAACGCCGAAGTTTTCAACCGGCCCGGGAGTCGCCGTCGGCGCTGGAGTCGCGGTTGGATCTACGAGTACAGGTGTTGCAGTCGGCTCTATCACTGGCGTCGCTGTTGCATCGACTGGAACAGGAGTTACGGTCGCGTCTACAGGAACCGGAGTTACGGTCGCATCCACAGGAACAGGGGTTACAGTTGAGTCAGCAGAAACAGGAGTCGCAGTTGCGTCAACCGAAACCGGGGTCACCGTAGCATCCACAGGAACAGGGGTTGCTGTGGGATCAGCCACTACTGGTGTTGCAGTCGGGGTTGCGTCGCCAATTACTGGCGTAGCGGTCGGATCAGTTATCACTGGCGTAGCAGTTGGTGTCGCATCACCGATCACCGGCGTAGCAGTTGGTGTCGCATCACCGATCACCGGAGTGGCAGTCGGAGTCGCGTCGCCAATTACTGGCGTTGCTGTCGGAGTTGCATCACCAATCACCGGAGTAGCGGTCGGGTCGGCTGGGACAGGAGTCGGCGTCGGAATTTCGGCGCCAGTTCCACTTTGAATGATTACGTTATCAATCGCCCACCACCAGTCATTGCCTGCTTCAAACATGATGAATGAAACAACCATTTCGCTGGCGCTGGTCGGGTTATTGATACTCAGAGCAACGGCTTCGTTGACCATATCGTCATGGAAGTTTGGATCTTCAGGATCAGACGTCCA encodes:
- the guaB gene encoding IMP dehydrogenase — encoded protein: MIDRDQKFVTVSLTFDDVLLLPGYSELVPNEVDVSTIFAGNIRISSPFCSSAMDTVTESRLAIAIAQEGGIGVIHKNMTIERQASEVDHVKRSESGMIIDPFTLGPNETIAHALELMARFRISGVPITEDDKLVGILTNRDLRFLSEDETSAPIHTYMTKDNLVTASEGTTLEQAQAVLQKHRIEKLPVVDAEGRLKGLITIKDIEKKRKFPNASKDDLGRLRVAAAIGVSEQDTDERAGALLEAGVDALVIDTAHGYTKRVGDAVQRAKQNYPKAIIVAGNIATKDGVSFLCDRGVDAVKVGMGPGSICTTRVVSGAGVPQISAVFDCACEIEKYPGVKLIADGGVKFSGDAVKALAAGAHSVMIGGLFAGAEEAPGETIFYGGRTFKIYRGMGSVGAMKEGSKDRYGQTEVTEDQKLVPEGIEGRVPYKGSLSGIIFQLIGGVRAGMGYCGTPTIEELHQKAQFTQVTQASLQESHPHDVFITKEAPNYRLG